Proteins encoded within one genomic window of Streptomyces sp. NBC_00523:
- a CDS encoding vWA domain-containing protein, with the protein MNHTAPARSLRRCAALLTAALLAALPAAPAQAAPAAPDPTRAEIYRALQLEQEPADYAILVDTSGSMTQEGRYDTVRATLRPFLDGLTPEDHVALFTFDSRTEARYVGPAGDTSKIIAALPATPTKDGDTDIGAALDAALKEVARDDASPVASVVLLTDGEHRPAAHSRYPKASGPAWDALTKRAKAVAGRTELAGYAIPLGGGATGAGLLANVVPDTTVLRPDGIQDLGAYLARAGDRTRARKAARLLAPDIGKGVTATWQDDDAPDLGDGSATKKLTLRSATAHVPLTVTGLRATVTGPDLTVGGLPGRLALEPGESKTFTLRLHGRLSGGALPYRRTENATATLHLAGRVTSSWQRPLAPDIQLRTPAAIRVQRTDLPLRADVGSAVFLPALAAGLLVLVLAGWLIWRRVNRPPLRGVLLLATPFGGPLPERIELRGRRMALRPASAGGRGTVHGRRRSTREGPRTDLRIRFSPDGTAARESGAVCAPGAEVVVSGVSFTYLDGPGHAPAPGWPG; encoded by the coding sequence GTGAACCACACCGCCCCCGCGCGGTCGCTCCGGCGCTGCGCCGCGCTGCTCACCGCCGCGCTCCTCGCCGCGCTCCCGGCCGCCCCCGCACAGGCCGCGCCCGCCGCCCCGGACCCCACCCGCGCCGAGATATACCGGGCGCTCCAACTCGAACAGGAACCCGCCGACTACGCGATCCTCGTGGACACCTCCGGCTCCATGACCCAGGAGGGCCGGTACGACACCGTCCGCGCGACGCTGCGCCCCTTCCTGGACGGGCTCACCCCCGAGGACCACGTCGCGCTGTTCACGTTCGACTCCCGCACCGAGGCGCGGTACGTGGGTCCGGCCGGCGACACCTCGAAGATCATCGCCGCGCTCCCGGCCACCCCCACCAAGGACGGCGACACCGACATCGGCGCCGCACTGGACGCCGCCCTGAAGGAGGTGGCCCGCGACGACGCGTCCCCGGTCGCCTCGGTCGTCCTGCTCACCGACGGCGAGCACCGCCCCGCCGCCCACTCCCGCTACCCCAAGGCGTCCGGCCCCGCCTGGGACGCGCTCACCAAGCGGGCCAAGGCGGTCGCCGGACGCACCGAACTCGCCGGATACGCCATCCCCCTCGGCGGCGGCGCGACCGGCGCGGGCCTCCTCGCGAACGTCGTCCCCGACACCACCGTCCTGCGCCCCGACGGCATCCAGGACCTCGGCGCCTACCTCGCCCGGGCCGGCGACCGCACCCGGGCCCGCAAGGCCGCGCGGCTCCTCGCCCCCGACATCGGCAAGGGCGTCACCGCCACCTGGCAGGACGACGACGCGCCCGACCTCGGCGACGGCTCCGCCACCAAGAAGCTCACCCTGCGCTCGGCCACCGCCCACGTCCCCCTCACCGTCACCGGGCTGCGCGCCACCGTCACCGGCCCGGACCTGACCGTCGGCGGACTGCCCGGCCGGCTCGCCCTGGAACCGGGCGAGTCGAAGACGTTCACCCTCCGGCTGCACGGCCGGCTCTCCGGCGGCGCCCTGCCCTACCGCCGCACCGAGAACGCCACGGCCACCCTCCACCTGGCGGGCAGAGTCACCTCCAGCTGGCAGCGGCCCCTCGCCCCCGACATCCAGCTCCGGACCCCGGCGGCGATACGCGTCCAGCGGACGGACCTGCCACTGCGGGCCGACGTGGGCTCCGCCGTCTTCCTGCCCGCCCTGGCCGCCGGGCTCCTCGTCCTCGTCCTCGCCGGATGGCTGATCTGGCGGCGGGTCAACCGGCCCCCGCTGCGGGGCGTGCTCCTGCTGGCCACCCCCTTCGGCGGCCCGCTGCCCGAACGCATCGAACTGCGCGGCCGCCGGATGGCGCTGCGCCCCGCGTCGGCCGGCGGCCGGGGCACCGTGCACGGCAGGCGCAGGTCCACCCGCGAGGGCCCCCGCACCGACCTGCGCATCCGGTTCTCGCCGGACGGCACCGCAGCCCGCGAGAGCGGCGCGGTCTGCGCACCCGGCGCCGAAGTCGTCGTCAGCGGGGTCTCCTTCACCTACCTGGACGGGCCCGGCCACGCCCCCGCCCCCGGATGGCCCGGATGA